One window from the genome of Erwinia sorbitola encodes:
- the polB gene encoding DNA polymerase II: MNDASAGFLLTRHWRDTPAGSEITLWLATDSGPQQVVLPPQESVAFIPAGQQSKATALLAGERHWRFAALELKDFHQRPVVGLYCRQQRQLQKLEKLLRENGITLYEADIRPPERFLMERFITAPVWFSGEPAGNRLLNTRLKPHPNYRPPLKWVSLDIETTRHGELYCIGLEGCGQRDVYMLGPENGDASQLDFNLEYVASRPLLLEKLNAWFARHDPDVLIGWNVVQFDLRVLQKHADRYGIPLNLGRGHNAALEWREHGFKPGIFFAQASGRLIIDGIEALKSAFWNFESFSLEAVSRELLGEGKAINNPWQRMEEIDQRFAEDKPALAHYNLKDCELVTRIFQHTELMPFLLERASVNGLAVDRHGGSVAAFGHLYLPRMHRAGFVAPNLGDVAPEASPGGYVMDSQPGLYDSVLVLDYKSLYPSIIRTFLIDPVGLVEGMAQPDEAHSVPGYRGAHFSRTNHCLPAIVNQIWLGREEAKKQGNKPLSQALKIIMNAFYGVLGTSACRFFDPRLASSITMRGHDIMRQTRELIEAEGYDVIYGDTDSTFVWLKSAHDEARAAEIGRHLVATVNQWWQQHLRKEFNVESALELEYETHFCRFLMPTIRGAEQGSKKRYAGLIRSGDTQRMVFKGLETVRTDWTPLAQKFQQELYLRIFTGQPYQDYIRETVRQLLDGELDEQLTYSKRLRRPLGEYQRNVPPHVRAARIADEQNQKLGRPQLYQKGGKIRYVMATSGPEPLEARLTPLDYDHYLTRQLQPVADGILPFMQDDFATLVTGQLGLF, from the coding sequence GTGAACGACGCATCCGCAGGATTCCTGCTTACCCGCCACTGGCGGGATACGCCCGCAGGCAGCGAAATCACGCTGTGGCTGGCGACAGACTCCGGGCCTCAGCAGGTGGTATTACCGCCACAGGAGTCCGTCGCCTTTATTCCTGCCGGGCAGCAGTCAAAGGCCACGGCGCTGTTAGCCGGTGAGCGTCACTGGCGTTTTGCCGCCCTTGAGCTGAAAGATTTCCACCAGCGCCCGGTGGTCGGCCTCTATTGCCGCCAGCAGCGGCAGCTACAGAAGCTGGAAAAGCTGCTGCGTGAAAACGGCATAACGCTGTACGAAGCTGACATCCGCCCGCCTGAGCGCTTTCTGATGGAGCGCTTTATCACCGCGCCGGTCTGGTTCAGCGGCGAACCTGCCGGGAACCGCCTGCTCAACACCCGTCTTAAACCACATCCGAATTATCGCCCGCCGCTGAAATGGGTTTCGCTGGATATTGAAACCACCCGCCACGGCGAGCTGTACTGCATTGGGCTGGAAGGCTGCGGTCAGCGCGACGTGTATATGCTTGGCCCGGAAAATGGCGATGCCAGCCAGCTTGATTTCAACCTGGAATATGTTGCCAGCCGTCCGCTGCTGCTGGAAAAACTCAACGCCTGGTTTGCCCGTCACGACCCCGATGTTCTGATTGGCTGGAACGTGGTGCAGTTTGACCTGCGCGTGCTGCAAAAACACGCCGACCGCTATGGTATTCCGCTTAACCTGGGGCGCGGCCACAACGCGGCGCTGGAGTGGCGCGAGCACGGCTTTAAGCCGGGTATCTTCTTTGCTCAGGCCAGCGGCCGGTTGATAATCGATGGCATCGAGGCGCTGAAATCCGCTTTCTGGAACTTTGAATCCTTCAGCCTTGAGGCCGTCTCACGCGAGCTGCTGGGGGAAGGGAAGGCGATTAATAATCCGTGGCAGCGCATGGAAGAGATCGACCAGCGCTTTGCGGAAGACAAGCCTGCTCTGGCCCACTACAACCTGAAAGACTGCGAGCTGGTCACACGTATTTTCCAGCATACCGAACTGATGCCCTTCCTGCTGGAGCGCGCGTCGGTAAATGGCCTGGCGGTAGATCGCCACGGCGGATCGGTAGCCGCCTTTGGTCACCTCTATCTGCCGCGCATGCATCGCGCCGGTTTTGTGGCACCCAATCTGGGTGACGTGGCCCCGGAGGCCAGCCCGGGCGGTTACGTTATGGACTCACAGCCCGGGCTGTATGACTCGGTGCTGGTACTGGATTATAAAAGCCTGTACCCGTCGATTATCCGCACCTTTCTTATCGATCCCGTAGGGCTGGTTGAAGGCATGGCGCAGCCAGACGAGGCGCACTCCGTCCCCGGCTATCGCGGCGCGCACTTTTCCCGCACCAACCACTGTCTGCCGGCTATCGTTAACCAGATCTGGTTAGGACGTGAAGAAGCGAAAAAACAGGGCAACAAGCCACTTTCACAGGCGCTGAAAATCATTATGAATGCGTTTTATGGTGTACTGGGCACCAGCGCCTGCCGTTTCTTCGATCCCCGCCTCGCCTCCTCCATCACCATGCGCGGCCACGATATTATGCGCCAGACCCGCGAGCTGATTGAGGCGGAAGGCTATGATGTGATTTATGGCGATACTGACTCCACCTTCGTCTGGCTGAAGTCGGCTCACGATGAAGCGCGGGCGGCGGAGATTGGCCGCCATCTGGTTGCCACGGTAAATCAATGGTGGCAGCAGCATCTGCGCAAAGAGTTCAACGTTGAAAGCGCGCTGGAGCTGGAGTACGAAACGCACTTCTGCCGGTTCCTGATGCCAACGATTCGCGGTGCCGAACAGGGGAGTAAAAAACGCTATGCCGGGCTGATCCGCAGCGGTGACACTCAGCGTATGGTGTTTAAAGGGCTGGAAACAGTGCGCACCGACTGGACGCCGCTGGCTCAAAAATTTCAGCAGGAGCTTTATCTGCGCATTTTTACCGGCCAGCCCTATCAGGATTATATTCGTGAAACCGTGCGCCAGCTGCTGGACGGCGAACTGGACGAGCAGCTTACTTACAGTAAACGCCTGCGCCGCCCCCTTGGCGAATACCAGCGTAATGTGCCACCGCATGTACGCGCCGCACGGATTGCTGATGAGCAAAACCAGAAGCTGGGCCGCCCGCAGCTCTATCAGAAAGGCGGAAAAATTCGTTATGTAATGGCGACTTCCGGTCCGGAACCGCTGGAGGCACGTCTGACGCCGCTGGACTACGATCACTATCTTACGCGCCAACTGCAACCGGTGGCTGACGGTATACTCCCTTTTATGCAGGATGACTTTGCTACACTGGTTACCGGACAGTTGGGGCTTTTTTGA
- the rapA gene encoding RNA polymerase-associated protein RapA — protein sequence MPFTLGQRWISDTESELGLGTVVAVDTRMVTLLFPATGENRLYARNDSPITRVVFNPGDTITSHEGWQMEVDEVKTDNGVVSYIGTRLDNKEANVTLREVMLDSKLVFGKPQDRLFAGQLDRMDRFALRFRARKYQSEQYRLATSGLRGMRTSLIPHQLHIAHDVGRRHAPRVLLADEVGLGKTIEAGMIIHQQLLAGRAERILIVVPETLQHQWLVEMLRRFNLRFALFDDDRYAEAQHDSDNPFETEQMIICSLDFVRRNKQRLEKLADAEWDLMVVDEAHHLVWSEEAPSREYQVIEQLAEQIPGILLLTATPEQLGMESHFARLRLLDPNRFHDFEQFVEEQKHFRPIADAVAMLLADKTISDEELNLLNDLMGEQDIEPLLQTANSDREGKLEARQELISMLMDRHGTSRVLFRNTRNGVKGFPKRELHQIRLPLPTQYQTAIKVSGIMSARKSADERARDMLYPEQIYQEFEGDSGTWWNFDPRVEWLMGFLTSNRDKKVLVICAKAATALQLEQVLREREGIRAAVFHEGLSIIERDRAAAWFASEEDGAQVLLCSEIGSEGRNFQFASQMVMFDLPFNPDLLEQRIGRLDRIGQAHDIQIHVPYLEKTAQSVLVKWYHEGLDAFEHTCPTGRAVYDSVYAPLIQYLAAPENTEGLDDFIVQCRKQHDSLKAQLEQGRDRLLELNSNGGEKAQALANLIAEQDNDIELVNFALNLFDIVGINQEDRSDNLIILTPGDHMLVPDFPGLPEDGCTITFDRNQALSREDAQYVSWEHPIIRNGLDLILSGDTGSCAISLLKNKALPVGTLLLELIYVVEAQAPKHLQLTRFLPPTPVRMLVDRKGTNLAAKVEFESFNRQLNAVNRHTGSKLVNAVQQDVHEIIKLSEEQAAVEARKLIDAARVEANEKLSSELSRLQALSAVNPNIRQDEIEALENNREQVLANLDEAGWRLDALRLIVVTHQ from the coding sequence ATGCCTTTTACACTTGGTCAACGCTGGATAAGCGATACGGAAAGCGAACTGGGATTGGGAACTGTGGTTGCCGTAGATACACGTATGGTTACCCTGCTCTTTCCTGCCACGGGCGAAAACCGTCTCTACGCCAGAAATGATTCTCCCATCACTCGCGTGGTGTTCAATCCCGGCGACACCATTACCAGCCATGAAGGCTGGCAAATGGAAGTTGACGAGGTAAAAACCGACAATGGCGTTGTCAGCTATATCGGCACCCGGCTTGATAACAAGGAAGCTAACGTCACCCTGCGTGAGGTCATGCTCGACAGCAAACTGGTGTTTGGTAAGCCACAGGATCGTCTGTTTGCCGGACAGCTGGATCGTATGGATCGTTTCGCGCTGCGTTTTCGTGCGCGCAAATATCAGAGCGAGCAGTACCGCCTCGCCACCAGCGGCCTGCGCGGAATGCGCACCAGCCTGATCCCGCATCAGCTGCATATCGCTCACGATGTTGGCCGCCGTCATGCGCCGCGTGTGCTGCTGGCCGATGAAGTAGGCTTAGGGAAAACTATCGAAGCCGGGATGATCATTCACCAGCAGCTGCTGGCGGGTCGTGCCGAGCGTATTCTGATCGTGGTGCCGGAAACCCTGCAACACCAGTGGCTGGTGGAAATGCTGCGCCGTTTCAACCTGCGCTTTGCGCTGTTTGATGATGACCGTTACGCCGAAGCACAGCATGACAGCGACAACCCGTTTGAAACCGAGCAGATGATTATCTGTTCGCTGGACTTTGTGCGCCGTAACAAGCAGCGCCTGGAAAAACTGGCGGACGCCGAGTGGGATCTGATGGTGGTGGATGAAGCCCATCACCTTGTCTGGTCAGAAGAAGCACCAAGCCGCGAATACCAGGTGATAGAGCAGCTGGCCGAGCAGATCCCCGGTATCCTGCTGCTGACCGCCACCCCGGAACAGCTGGGTATGGAGAGCCACTTTGCGCGTCTGCGCCTGCTGGATCCTAACCGTTTCCACGACTTCGAACAGTTCGTTGAAGAGCAGAAACACTTCCGTCCGATTGCTGACGCGGTAGCCATGCTGCTGGCCGACAAAACCATCAGCGATGAAGAACTCAACCTGTTGAACGATCTGATGGGCGAGCAGGATATTGAGCCGCTGCTGCAAACCGCCAACAGCGATCGGGAAGGCAAGCTGGAAGCCCGTCAGGAGCTGATCAGCATGCTGATGGATCGCCACGGTACCAGCCGCGTGCTGTTCCGTAACACCCGTAACGGCGTAAAAGGTTTCCCGAAACGCGAACTGCATCAGATCCGCCTGCCGCTGCCAACGCAGTATCAGACGGCGATTAAAGTCTCCGGCATTATGAGCGCCCGTAAATCTGCCGATGAGCGTGCACGCGATATGCTCTATCCGGAACAGATTTATCAGGAATTTGAAGGCGACAGCGGTACCTGGTGGAACTTTGACCCGCGTGTAGAGTGGCTGATGGGTTTCCTGACCAGCAACCGCGACAAAAAGGTGCTGGTGATCTGCGCCAAGGCTGCGACGGCATTGCAGCTGGAACAGGTACTGCGTGAGCGTGAAGGTATTCGCGCCGCCGTATTCCACGAAGGCCTGTCGATTATTGAACGCGACCGCGCGGCGGCATGGTTTGCCTCCGAAGAGGATGGCGCTCAGGTGCTGCTGTGTTCGGAAATCGGTTCAGAGGGCCGTAACTTCCAGTTCGCCAGCCAGATGGTGATGTTCGACCTGCCGTTCAACCCGGATCTGCTGGAGCAGCGTATCGGCCGTCTTGACCGTATTGGTCAGGCCCATGATATTCAGATCCACGTTCCTTATCTGGAGAAAACCGCGCAGTCGGTGCTGGTGAAGTGGTATCACGAAGGGCTGGATGCTTTCGAGCACACCTGCCCGACCGGGCGTGCCGTTTACGACAGCGTCTATGCACCGCTGATTCAGTACCTGGCCGCACCGGAAAATACCGAAGGTCTGGATGACTTTATCGTTCAGTGCCGCAAGCAGCACGACTCGCTGAAAGCACAGCTGGAGCAGGGCCGTGACCGCCTGCTGGAGCTGAACTCTAACGGCGGCGAGAAAGCTCAGGCGCTGGCGAACCTGATTGCCGAACAGGACAACGACATTGAGCTGGTGAACTTTGCACTTAACCTGTTCGATATCGTCGGGATTAATCAGGAAGATCGCAGCGACAATCTGATTATCCTGACGCCGGGCGATCATATGCTGGTGCCTGACTTCCCGGGCCTGCCGGAAGATGGCTGTACCATCACCTTCGACCGTAATCAGGCGCTGTCGCGTGAAGACGCACAGTATGTCAGCTGGGAGCACCCGATTATTCGTAACGGCCTGGATCTGATCCTCTCCGGCGATACCGGCAGCTGTGCAATCTCTCTGCTGAAAAACAAAGCGCTGCCGGTGGGTACTCTGCTGCTCGAACTGATCTACGTGGTGGAAGCTCAGGCGCCGAAGCATCTGCAACTGACCCGTTTCCTGCCACCTACGCCGGTTCGTATGCTGGTTGACCGCAAGGGCACTAACCTGGCAGCAAAAGTGGAGTTTGAGAGCTTTAACCGTCAGCTTAACGCGGTAAACCGCCACACCGGCAGCAAGCTGGTGAACGCCGTGCAGCAAGATGTGCATGAAATCATCAAGCTGTCGGAAGAACAGGCAGCGGTAGAAGCACGTAAGCTTATTGATGCCGCTCGCGTCGAGGCCAATGAAAAACTGAGTTCCGAGCTGTCACGTCTGCAAGCGTTAAGCGCCGTTAACCCGAACATCCGTCAGGATGAGATCGAGGCGCTGGAAAACAATCGCGAACAGGTACTGGCTAATCTGGATGAGGCTGGCTGGCGCCTGGACGCGCTGCGCCTGATCGTTGTCACGCATCAGTAA
- the rluA gene encoding bifunctional tRNA pseudouridine(32) synthase/23S rRNA pseudouridine(746) synthase RluA, translating to MEPYNPPQEPWLHILYQDDHIMVVNKPSGLLSVPGRLEEHKDSVMTRVQRDYPAAESVHRLDMATSGVIVVAMTKAAERELKRQFREREPQKTYVARVWGHPQPEKGLVDLPLICDWPNRPKQKVCFETGKSAQTEYQVLDYASDNSARIQLKPITGRSHQLRVHMLALGHPILGDNFYAHPEAKAMAPRLQLHAESLSITHPQFGTPMTFRQPAEF from the coding sequence ATGGAACCCTACAACCCGCCGCAAGAACCCTGGCTGCATATTCTCTACCAGGATGATCACATCATGGTGGTGAATAAACCCAGCGGCCTGCTGTCCGTTCCCGGACGCCTTGAAGAGCACAAAGATAGCGTGATGACGCGAGTCCAGCGTGACTATCCAGCGGCGGAATCTGTACATCGTCTGGATATGGCGACCAGCGGCGTGATAGTGGTAGCGATGACCAAAGCCGCCGAGCGCGAGCTGAAGCGTCAGTTCCGTGAGCGTGAGCCACAGAAAACCTATGTGGCGCGCGTCTGGGGACATCCGCAGCCGGAGAAAGGGTTGGTGGATTTACCGCTGATTTGTGACTGGCCGAACCGGCCGAAGCAGAAGGTCTGTTTTGAAACCGGAAAATCGGCACAAACTGAATACCAGGTACTGGATTACGCCAGTGATAACAGTGCCCGCATACAGTTAAAACCGATTACCGGACGCTCTCATCAGCTGCGTGTGCATATGCTGGCGCTGGGCCATCCGATTCTCGGCGATAATTTCTATGCGCACCCTGAAGCAAAAGCGATGGCACCGCGCCTGCAACTCCATGCCGAAAGCCTGAGCATTACCCATCCGCAGTTCGGTACGCCGATGACGTTCAGGCAGCCAGCGGAGTTTTAA
- the djlA gene encoding co-chaperone DjlA, with protein sequence MRYWGKVLGLVLGLLSGAGFWGVVFGLLAGHLIDKARSPARQGYFANQQTRQALFFRTTFQVMGHLTKSKGRVTDADIQMATQLMDRMQLHGDGRIAAQHAFREGKQGDYPLRDKLRELRSACFGRFDLIRMFLEIQIQAAFADGSLHPNERQVLYVIAEELGISRAQFDQFLRMMESGQQFGGGAHYGGSSQGGFAGAQRGPTLEDACSVLGVKSSDDATTIKRAYRKLMSEHHPDKLVAKGLPPEMMEMAKQKAQEIQGAYDLIKREKGFK encoded by the coding sequence ATGCGCTATTGGGGAAAAGTTTTGGGCCTTGTGCTGGGTTTATTGTCCGGCGCGGGCTTTTGGGGTGTAGTTTTTGGCCTGCTGGCCGGGCACCTGATTGATAAAGCGCGTTCGCCTGCCCGTCAGGGCTATTTTGCGAATCAACAGACACGTCAGGCGCTGTTTTTCCGCACCACCTTCCAGGTGATGGGGCATCTGACAAAATCAAAAGGCCGTGTTACTGACGCCGATATCCAGATGGCGACACAGCTGATGGATCGTATGCAGCTGCATGGTGATGGGCGCATCGCTGCACAGCACGCTTTCCGTGAGGGAAAGCAGGGCGATTATCCCCTGCGCGACAAACTGCGTGAACTGCGTAGCGCCTGTTTTGGTCGTTTTGATCTGATCCGTATGTTTCTGGAAATTCAGATTCAGGCAGCGTTTGCCGACGGTTCACTGCATCCTAACGAGCGCCAGGTGCTGTATGTGATTGCTGAAGAGCTGGGCATTTCGCGTGCGCAGTTCGATCAGTTCCTGCGCATGATGGAGAGCGGCCAGCAGTTTGGCGGCGGTGCCCATTATGGCGGGTCGTCACAAGGTGGGTTTGCCGGAGCGCAGCGTGGGCCAACGCTGGAAGATGCCTGTAGCGTGTTAGGGGTGAAAAGCAGCGATGATGCCACCACCATTAAACGCGCCTACCGTAAGCTGATGAGCGAGCATCATCCGGATAAGCTGGTAGCGAAAGGTTTACCGCCAGAAATGATGGAGATGGCGAAGCAAAAAGCGCAGGAGATTCAGGGGGCTTACGACCTGATCAAACGCGAAAAAGGCTTTAAATAG
- the lptD gene encoding LPS assembly protein LptD — MMPVITEFSIPRMNKRLPTLLATLIGTALYSHQGLADDLASQCMLGVPSYDRPLVQGKATNELPVTIDADKATGNYPESGVFTGNVDIRQGNSRLQSDEVQLHQKTLEGQTTPTRTVDALGNVHYDDNQVILKGPKAWSNLNTKDTNVWNGNYQMVGRQGRGDADQMKLRGENRYTILENGSFTSCLPGQNSWSVVGSEIIHDRDEQLAEIWNARFKIGSVPVFYSPYLQLPIGDKRRSGFLIPNAKYGSKSGFEFMLPYYWNIAPQADATLTPHYISRRGMQWQNEFRYLTGVGAGLMEFDYMNSDSVYNDKHPEDKDANRWLFFWRHSGVYDQHWRFNANYTKVSDPYYFTDLDSEYGSTTDGYVTQKFSIGYAEENWDATLSTKQFQIFSTNANNDIYRAEPQLDLNYYKNDLGPFDAHLYAQAVKFTNVNENMPDATRLHLEPTINLPLSNRWGSINTEAKLLATHYEQNDINYYNERNSDNQLKNSVNRVMPQFKVDGKLVFDRDMDWSPGYTQTLEPRMQYLYTPYRDQSDIRAYDSTLLQSDYTGLFRDRTYSGLDRIASANQMTTGVTTRIYDNDLVERFNASIGQIYSFTPARTGLNSTDDDDRGSLVWAGDTYWKISDRWAARGGLQYDTRLDNVSQGNAVLEWRRDADRMVQLNYRYTSEEYIKQTLTQYNNPLYQKGISQIGATGSWPIADAWSVVGAWYYDTKANQAADQLVGIQYSSCCYALRLGYERKITSWEDDRSKYDNKISFNIELRGLSPSYGLGTGQMLRQGILPYQRAF, encoded by the coding sequence ATGATGCCAGTGATTACGGAATTCTCGATACCACGTATGAATAAAAGACTACCTACGTTGCTGGCCACCTTGATTGGCACAGCACTCTACAGCCATCAAGGGCTGGCCGATGACCTCGCATCCCAATGTATGCTCGGGGTGCCCAGTTACGACCGTCCTTTGGTGCAGGGAAAGGCCACCAACGAGCTACCCGTTACGATTGATGCCGATAAAGCCACGGGCAACTATCCGGAAAGCGGCGTTTTTACCGGTAATGTAGATATTCGTCAGGGCAACAGCCGCCTGCAATCTGATGAAGTCCAGCTCCATCAGAAAACGCTCGAAGGGCAGACTACGCCAACGCGTACCGTCGATGCACTGGGTAATGTGCACTACGATGACAACCAGGTCATTCTGAAAGGCCCGAAAGCCTGGTCAAACCTGAATACCAAAGACACTAACGTGTGGAACGGTAACTACCAGATGGTGGGTCGTCAGGGGCGCGGCGATGCGGATCAGATGAAACTGCGCGGAGAAAACCGCTATACCATTCTGGAAAACGGCTCGTTCACCTCGTGCCTGCCGGGTCAAAACAGCTGGAGCGTGGTGGGGTCTGAAATCATTCATGACCGCGACGAGCAGCTGGCTGAAATCTGGAATGCGCGATTTAAAATTGGCTCAGTGCCGGTATTCTACAGCCCGTACTTGCAGCTGCCGATAGGCGATAAGCGCCGTTCAGGTTTCCTGATCCCGAATGCAAAATACGGTAGTAAAAGCGGCTTCGAGTTTATGCTGCCGTACTACTGGAACATTGCACCGCAGGCCGATGCAACTCTGACACCACACTATATCAGCCGCCGCGGCATGCAGTGGCAGAACGAATTCCGTTATCTGACGGGTGTCGGTGCCGGTCTGATGGAGTTCGATTATATGAACTCCGACAGTGTCTATAACGATAAACATCCGGAAGATAAAGATGCCAATCGCTGGCTGTTCTTCTGGCGTCATTCGGGCGTTTACGATCAGCACTGGCGCTTCAACGCTAACTATACCAAGGTCAGCGACCCGTACTACTTCACCGATCTTGATTCAGAGTACGGCTCAACCACCGATGGCTACGTAACGCAGAAATTCAGCATTGGCTACGCGGAAGAGAACTGGGATGCCACACTGTCGACTAAACAGTTCCAGATTTTCTCCACCAACGCCAATAACGATATCTATCGCGCCGAGCCACAGCTCGACCTTAACTACTACAAAAACGATCTCGGGCCGTTCGATGCTCATCTGTATGCGCAGGCAGTGAAATTCACCAACGTGAATGAAAATATGCCGGATGCTACGCGCCTGCATCTCGAACCGACCATTAACCTCCCGCTGTCCAATCGCTGGGGGAGTATCAATACTGAAGCCAAACTGCTGGCGACACATTACGAACAGAACGACATCAATTACTACAATGAACGCAACAGCGACAACCAGTTGAAGAACTCGGTCAATCGTGTGATGCCGCAGTTTAAAGTCGATGGCAAACTGGTATTTGACCGTGATATGGACTGGTCTCCGGGCTACACGCAAACGCTGGAACCGCGTATGCAGTATCTCTACACGCCTTATCGCGATCAGAGCGACATCCGCGCCTACGACTCCACGCTGCTGCAAAGTGACTACACCGGCCTGTTCCGTGACCGTACTTATAGCGGCCTCGATCGTATCGCTTCGGCGAATCAGATGACGACCGGTGTGACCACGCGAATTTATGATAACGATCTGGTTGAACGTTTTAATGCTTCCATTGGTCAAATCTACTCGTTCACCCCAGCTCGTACCGGGTTGAACTCAACTGATGATGACGATCGCGGTAGCCTGGTGTGGGCTGGTGATACTTACTGGAAGATCAGTGACCGTTGGGCAGCACGTGGTGGCCTGCAATATGACACCCGCCTGGATAACGTTTCACAGGGTAATGCCGTGCTGGAATGGCGTCGTGATGCCGATCGTATGGTGCAGTTAAACTACCGCTACACCAGCGAGGAGTATATTAAGCAGACGCTGACCCAGTACAACAACCCGCTGTACCAGAAAGGAATTTCGCAGATCGGTGCTACCGGCAGCTGGCCAATCGCCGACGCCTGGTCGGTGGTGGGTGCATGGTATTACGATACCAAAGCTAATCAGGCCGCCGATCAGCTGGTCGGAATCCAGTACAGCTCCTGTTGCTACGCGCTGCGTCTGGGTTACGAACGCAAAATTACCAGTTGGGAAGACGACAGAAGTAAGTACGACAATAAAATCTCGTTCAACATTGAACTGCGTGGCCTCAGCCCAAGCTATGGCTTAGGCACCGGTCAAATGCTGCGTCAGGGCATCCTGCCTTATCAACGCGCTTTCTGA
- the surA gene encoding peptidylprolyl isomerase SurA yields the protein MKNWRMLILGAALTASTAFAAPQVVDKVAAVVNNGVVLESDVDGMMQSVKGQAQQAGQQLPDDKTLRHQIVERLVMDNILLQMAKQAGIQVSDAQLDQAIANIAAQNKMSVDQLRSRLAYDGLNYATYREQIRKEMLTSEVRNNEVRRRVTILPQEVDQLATQMASQNDAGTELNLSHILLPLPENPTQQQVDDQESLAKQLTDEAKGGADFGKLAITYSADPQALKGGNMGWGRIQELPSLFAQALVTAKKGDIIGPIRSGVGFHILKVNDMRGDNQSISVTEVHARHILLKPSPIMTDDQARQKLQEVAAEIKSGKLTFADAAKQLSQDPGSANQGGDLGWSSPEVYDPAFRDALLRLQKGQVSGPVHSSFGWHLIQLLDTRKVDKTDAAKKERAYRLLFNRKFSEEAQTWMQEQRAAAYVKILDANAQ from the coding sequence ATGAAGAACTGGAGAATGCTGATCCTCGGTGCAGCCCTGACAGCCAGCACTGCGTTCGCAGCCCCGCAAGTTGTTGATAAAGTTGCCGCTGTCGTGAATAACGGCGTAGTTTTAGAAAGTGACGTGGACGGCATGATGCAGTCCGTGAAAGGTCAGGCGCAGCAGGCAGGCCAGCAGCTGCCGGATGACAAAACCCTGCGTCATCAGATCGTTGAACGTCTGGTAATGGACAATATTCTGTTGCAGATGGCAAAGCAGGCCGGTATTCAGGTCAGCGACGCGCAGTTAGACCAGGCAATTGCTAATATCGCTGCTCAAAACAAAATGAGTGTCGATCAGCTGCGTAGCCGTCTTGCTTACGACGGTCTGAACTATGCCACCTACCGCGAGCAGATCCGCAAAGAGATGCTCACCTCAGAAGTGCGTAATAACGAAGTGCGTCGTCGTGTCACCATTCTGCCGCAGGAAGTGGATCAGCTGGCGACACAGATGGCTTCACAGAATGATGCAGGAACTGAACTGAACCTCAGCCATATCCTGTTGCCGCTGCCGGAAAACCCTACGCAGCAGCAGGTTGACGATCAGGAGAGCCTGGCAAAACAGCTGACCGATGAAGCTAAAGGCGGCGCTGATTTCGGCAAACTGGCGATCACCTACTCTGCGGATCCGCAGGCGCTGAAAGGCGGGAACATGGGCTGGGGCCGTATTCAGGAGCTGCCATCGCTGTTTGCTCAGGCGCTGGTTACCGCGAAAAAAGGCGATATTATCGGCCCTATTCGCTCCGGTGTAGGTTTCCATATTCTGAAAGTGAACGATATGCGCGGTGACAACCAGAGCATTTCCGTTACCGAAGTACACGCTCGCCATATCCTGCTCAAGCCGTCACCAATCATGACTGACGATCAGGCGCGCCAGAAATTGCAGGAAGTTGCTGCTGAAATTAAAAGCGGTAAGCTGACCTTTGCTGATGCAGCTAAACAGCTGTCGCAGGATCCTGGTTCAGCGAACCAGGGTGGCGATCTGGGCTGGAGCTCACCGGAAGTCTACGACCCTGCTTTCCGTGACGCGCTGCTGCGTCTGCAAAAAGGCCAGGTCAGCGGCCCGGTGCACTCTTCCTTTGGCTGGCACCTGATCCAGCTGTTAGATACCCGTAAGGTAGATAAGACCGATGCGGCGAAGAAAGAGCGTGCATACCGCCTGCTGTTTAACCGTAAAT